The Granulicella arctica genome segment GCACCTGCGAAGTTCGTGCAATAAACGTGGTGAGCAGCGCTGTGCCCGCGCTGCCGCCAATGTTACGAGCGAAGTTCGAGAGGCTGGAGATCTGGTTCGTCTTGTCCGCTGGGACGCCGACGTAGTTCAGCGTGCTAATAGGAATGAAGATGAAGGGTAGCGCCATCATCTGGAGAACACGCCACTCGGTGACTGCTGCGAAGGAGGTCGTCAGGTCGAGCCGGGTGAGGTTGTAGACCCCGACGGCGGTAAAGAAATAGCCTGCTGCCGCCATGGCGCGTGGGTCGATCTTGCCGACGGTCCTGCCGGCAAGGAGCATCATGAACATCAGCACAAAACCTGCGGGCGAGAGCACTTCTCCGGCGCGTTCAGCGCTGTAGCCGAGCAGTGTTTGCAGATACTGTGGGATGAGCACGGTCGAGCCGAAGAGCACCATGCCGAGGACGAGCTGTAGAAAGACAGCAGTGCCGAAGTTGCGGTTCTTGAGCAGCTTGATGTCGACGATCGGGTCCGGGTGATACCACTCCCAGAAGACGAAGAAGATGATGAGAACGATCGCGGCGATGAAGGTGGTACGGATCATGGGGTCCGAGAACCAGTCCTTCTCCTGGCCCTTGTCGAGCGTGAACTCGAGCAGGCCGACGCCGAGCGCGACGAGGCCGAGGCCGGTGAAATCGACTTTGAGGTGCTTGGAGGCCTCTTTGCGCGCGATGAGATGCGGCGGATCTTCGACCATGCGGTTGCTCAGGTAGAGCGAGAGCAGGCCGACGGGCAGGTTGATGAAGAAGATCCAGTGCCAGTTGAAGTTATCCGTGATCCAGCCGCCGAGCGTAGGGCCAATGGCGGGCGCGAAGACGACGGCCATGCCATAGACGGCAAAGGCCTGTCCGCGTTTTTCGATGGGAAAGGTATCGGCAAGGATCGCCTGCTCGCTGGGCGCAAGACCGCCGCCGCCAAGACCTTGCAGGATGCGGGCGAGGATCAGAATGGGCAGCGTCGGTGCGATGCCGCAGAGCAGGGAGCAGACGGTGAACATGGCCACGCAGGTCATGTAGAAGCGCTTGCGGCCGAAGCGGTTCGAGAGCCAGCCGGAGATGGGCAGGATGACAGCGCTGGCGACCAGATAACTGGTCAGAACCCAGGTTGCTTCGTCCTGGCTTGCGCCGAGCGAGCCGGCGATGTGTGGCAATGCGACATTGGCGATGGAGGTATCGAGAACCTCCATGAAGGTCGCCAGGGTGACCGTCATGGCGATGGCCCAGGGATTGTGGTGCGGCTTCCATGGAGCGAGCGAACGTGGAAGCGGTTGTGCGAGGGTGGCCATATCAGTCTCCTGATAATATTATCAGGAGACTGATATAAATGGAGCGCAAGACGACAGAGAATCTACAGGATGGCAGAGGGCTGGCCAGGCAGCGGATGAAGCGGATTCTCCTTCACTTTCGCTCCCGGTTGGATGAGGAGCTGCGCCCGCAAGGGGTGACGATGGCGCAGCTACAACTGCTGTACGCCATCCAAAGCTCTCCGGGAAGCTCGGGTGCGCAGCTCGCACGAGGCTGCTATGTGACGCCGCAGACGGCCCAGGCACTGATCCGTCGGCTCGAAGAGGACGGCTGGATCGAACGGCGCAAAGGCAACGGGAATGATCGCATTCTGGCAGCGTCACTGACGGCGGCTGGCGAAGAGTTGTTGCAGACGGCAGAGACAATTATGAAAGGAACCGAGGCCATGCTGTGGCACGAGATTCCAGACGACGATATTGAAGAGTTGAACCGGCTGCTGGGACTGTGCCTGAAGAATATCGTTGAGGAGTAGAACGACCGCGTGGTCCCGATGTACGAATGCCCCTATCCGATTTGCGGACAGGGGCATTCGTGCATGAGGGCTTTACTTTCTGCCGTTGGCCAGCTTCTTCTGCGTTTCGAGAAAGCGGCGGAGGCGGTCGATGCTGCGCGCTTTGCCGAAGATGACGAGGCTCTCGAGCAGCGGTGGCGACATAGTGCTTCCGGTAAGGATCGCACGGAGCAGCATGAAGTTTTCTTTCACGGACCAGGTCTTCTCTTCGCCCAGCTTCTTCAGTGAGGATTCCATGGCTTCTGTCGTCCAGTCGGTTGCTTCGAGGACGATGAGCTGCTCGGCGGCGAAGGCTAGCGTCTCTTCGAGCGTGCGCTTCTTCGGCAGGAAGACCTCTTGCGGGGGCATCACGTTGTCTGCGAAGAAGAAGCCGGTGAGGTCACCGAACTGGCCGAGGGTCTCGATGCGCGCCTGCATGATCGATGCGATGTTGCGAATGTAGCTGTCGCCGAAGACCTGCGTGCGGACGGCCTCGAAGAAGGCTTCGGGCGAGAGTGCACGAAGATACTCGCCGTTGAGCCACTTGAGCTTGGTGAGATCGAAGACTGGTCCGCCGAGACGGATGTTATGGACCTCGAAGCGTTGCACCATCTCGTCGAGCGAGAAGATCTCCGTCTCCTTTGAGCCGTTCGCGACCTCGACCGGATTCAGCGTGGGCATGCCGCCGCCCATCAGGCCGAGGAAGTTGATGATGGCTTCGGGCAGGAAGCCGCTCTCACGGTAGTAGATCAGTGAGACGGGGTTCTTGCGCTTGGAGATCTTCGACTTGTCGAGGTTGCGTAGCAGCGGCATATGCCAGAAGCGCGGCTGCGCCCATCCGAATGCCTGGTAGAGCAGCACGTGCTTGGGCGTGGACGAGATCCACTCCTCGGCGCGGATGACGTCGGTGATGCGCATCAGGTGGTCGTCGACGACGTTCGCGAGATGGTAGGTGGGGAAGCCGTCGGACTTCATCAGCACCTGATCGTCCACATTGCTGTGATCGAAGGTGATGTCGCCGCGCAGCTCGTCGTGGAAAGTGGTACTGCCTTCGAGCGGTACGGCCATGCGGACGACGAAGGGTTTGCCCGCTGCGATATTTGTACCAATATCGGTTACAGATAGATGACGGCAGGTTCCGGGGTAGCGTGGAGGCAGCTTGGCGGCCATCTGCTGCTTGCGTGCGGCCTCGAGCTCTTCGGCGGTGCAGAAGCAGCGATAGGCGGTGCCGTTGTCGAGCAGAATCTGCGCGTGCTCGCGGTAGATCTCCGTCCGCTCCGATTGCCGGTACGGCCCATACGGTCCGCCGACGTCGGGGCCTTCGTCCCAGGTGAGGCCGAGCCAGTGAAGCGCATCGAAGATCATCTGCTCGGAGGTGGCGACGAAGCGTGCACGGTCGGTGTCCTCGATGCGGAGGACGAACTGGCCGCCACGCTGGCGTGCGTAGAGGTAGTTCAGCAGGCCGATGTAGGCGGTGCCAACGTGCGGGTCGCCAGTGGGCGACGGGGCGATGCGGACGCGGATGGGAGCAGAGTTATCGATCAATGTCATGGAGGGCCAAACCTCAATCTTAACAGAGCCAACGCGCCACGGCCACTCTCGGTCTAGGAGGCGGACTCGCGGGAGCGGGCGCGCCAGATATCGAGCAGGGTTGCGGCAACGGTGAAGGAGACCGGGCCGATGATGATCCCCGTGATGCCGAAGACGGCGACGCCGCCGATGATGGAGAGCAGAACGGTGACGGTATGGGCGCGCAGGTGGGAGCCGACGAGGATCGGATAGAGGATGTTGTCGATGGTGCTGACGATGACGCCTCCCCAGACTGCGAGCAGCGCGGCCTTGCCCCAATGGCCGCTGAGGCCGAGGTAGACCGCGATGGGAGCCCAGACGAGCACCGCGCCCACACCGGGAATCATGGCGAAGGCGCAGGTCGTGAAGGCCCAGAGGATGATGCCGGGAACGCCGAGGACCCAATAACCGAGTCCGGCGAGGATGCCCTGAATGGCGGCGATGGTGAGCCGGCCGAGCGCGGTGGCCTTGATGGTGTCGTCGACGCGCTCGAGGAGTTCAGTGGCCTCGTCGTCACGGAGCGGCAGGAGGGAGCGCACGAAGTTGAGGGTGATCTCGCGATCGCGGAAGAGGAAGAAAAGGATGAAGAGCAGGAAGACGAGCTGCGTGATGACGACGACGGAGTGACCGAGGAGCCAGAAGAGACGGCGGCCGAGGAAGGCTGCGGTGGCTTTGATGGTGTCGTCGACGTCGAGCGAGTCGGTGATGGACTGGACGCGGTCGGTGAGGGCGGGGTGTTGGGCGAGGAGGGCGAAGAAGCGGTCGTGGGTAGCGTCCTGCCGGAGTGCGTGGACGGCGACGATAGCCTGCTGGACGATCTCCTGCGCAAGGAAGAAGCAGGGAATGATGATCGCAAGGATAACGATGACGAGCGCAAGAGCAGCGCAGGCCGAGCGATTCTTGACCTTCGTCGCAAGCCAGTCATAGGGGGTTTGAAGCGCGACAGCAAGCACGACAGCCCCAACAATGGCCGAAAAGAGCGGCTGGAGGATGAATGCGCAGACAAGCAGTGTGCCGCCAGTAAGGAGGAACAGGGTGATCTGGTTCCAGGGTGGGCGGGTGGGTTGGAGTTGCACTCGGCGTCTTGCTCCTGTGGGCTGGCTAGGCTTTCGAAATTACCTAAATTGTAGGATGCACGAAGGAGGAGGATGGAAGTTGATGCGATGGTAGAAGTAGATTGTCTCTGGATGAGACCAGCCTCAAGGGATCAAGATACTGAACATTCGGTGCATTCTACAAAAATCAGAAGCTATGATTTCGAACGAACAGCCTACCAGCTTGAGAGGAAGTAATAATGGAGACTACGCATTCAACGCTGTCATTGCTGGCCGACGCCCGCAAAGTCCTGAGTGAGACGAAAAATACTATAGAACAAGCCGATATCTGGCTAAGAAAGAGCAGTGGGCTTGATCTGATTCTCGGCGCTCATCTCCGTCGCGCAGTTAGGACAATAGAGTCAACACTCATGCTTGCTGAAACGGGGGCGGGTCATGATGCTACTGTGCTCGCGCGAGTAATTCTAGAGCATGCTATTAGCGCGGTATCGG includes the following:
- a CDS encoding AI-2E family transporter, with the protein product MQLQPTRPPWNQITLFLLTGGTLLVCAFILQPLFSAIVGAVVLAVALQTPYDWLATKVKNRSACAALALVIVILAIIIPCFFLAQEIVQQAIVAVHALRQDATHDRFFALLAQHPALTDRVQSITDSLDVDDTIKATAAFLGRRLFWLLGHSVVVITQLVFLLFILFFLFRDREITLNFVRSLLPLRDDEATELLERVDDTIKATALGRLTIAAIQGILAGLGYWVLGVPGIILWAFTTCAFAMIPGVGAVLVWAPIAVYLGLSGHWGKAALLAVWGGVIVSTIDNILYPILVGSHLRAHTVTVLLSIIGGVAVFGITGIIIGPVSFTVAATLLDIWRARSRESAS
- the gltX gene encoding glutamate--tRNA ligase; the protein is MTLIDNSAPIRVRIAPSPTGDPHVGTAYIGLLNYLYARQRGGQFVLRIEDTDRARFVATSEQMIFDALHWLGLTWDEGPDVGGPYGPYRQSERTEIYREHAQILLDNGTAYRCFCTAEELEAARKQQMAAKLPPRYPGTCRHLSVTDIGTNIAAGKPFVVRMAVPLEGSTTFHDELRGDITFDHSNVDDQVLMKSDGFPTYHLANVVDDHLMRITDVIRAEEWISSTPKHVLLYQAFGWAQPRFWHMPLLRNLDKSKISKRKNPVSLIYYRESGFLPEAIINFLGLMGGGMPTLNPVEVANGSKETEIFSLDEMVQRFEVHNIRLGGPVFDLTKLKWLNGEYLRALSPEAFFEAVRTQVFGDSYIRNIASIMQARIETLGQFGDLTGFFFADNVMPPQEVFLPKKRTLEETLAFAAEQLIVLEATDWTTEAMESSLKKLGEEKTWSVKENFMLLRAILTGSTMSPPLLESLVIFGKARSIDRLRRFLETQKKLANGRK
- a CDS encoding MarR family winged helix-turn-helix transcriptional regulator; this encodes MERKTTENLQDGRGLARQRMKRILLHFRSRLDEELRPQGVTMAQLQLLYAIQSSPGSSGAQLARGCYVTPQTAQALIRRLEEDGWIERRKGNGNDRILAASLTAAGEELLQTAETIMKGTEAMLWHEIPDDDIEELNRLLGLCLKNIVEE
- a CDS encoding DHA2 family efflux MFS transporter permease subunit, yielding MATLAQPLPRSLAPWKPHHNPWAIAMTVTLATFMEVLDTSIANVALPHIAGSLGASQDEATWVLTSYLVASAVILPISGWLSNRFGRKRFYMTCVAMFTVCSLLCGIAPTLPILILARILQGLGGGGLAPSEQAILADTFPIEKRGQAFAVYGMAVVFAPAIGPTLGGWITDNFNWHWIFFINLPVGLLSLYLSNRMVEDPPHLIARKEASKHLKVDFTGLGLVALGVGLLEFTLDKGQEKDWFSDPMIRTTFIAAIVLIIFFVFWEWYHPDPIVDIKLLKNRNFGTAVFLQLVLGMVLFGSTVLIPQYLQTLLGYSAERAGEVLSPAGFVLMFMMLLAGRTVGKIDPRAMAAAGYFFTAVGVYNLTRLDLTTSFAAVTEWRVLQMMALPFIFIPISTLNYVGVPADKTNQISSLSNFARNIGGSAGTALLTTFIARTSQVHQQTLSAHVVRDSVPYRLYMSRMQDVLIAGGMTTAQATKAALGQAYLQMQLQAEMLSFNNAFVLLSILLFCLVPLPFLMRLPKKREKPSPEAAGH